The Streptomyces sp. NL15-2K genome contains a region encoding:
- a CDS encoding methyltransferase domain-containing protein: MGRAGFDIVRSTNNRGGVDDFIPFEATMRAAQAVGLSVGDYLDEVMNGTPGATQFTIDELRALGVFAADPDTVLEIGPGSGRYLEKTLKECSPGRYEIYETAAPWANYLVDTFSVVAQPTAGCSLAPTPDGSIDLVQAHKVFNTVTFLYASRYFFEMARVTRPGGRIVFDVMTETCLDPATVRAWATKGGEGHGSYPAAMPRRTCVDLFATLGCSLEASFLAPMGIASTEVLVFTKGT; encoded by the coding sequence TTGGGACGTGCGGGATTCGACATCGTACGCAGCACCAACAACCGGGGTGGAGTGGACGACTTCATCCCGTTCGAGGCAACGATGCGGGCTGCGCAGGCAGTCGGTCTGTCGGTCGGTGACTACCTCGACGAGGTCATGAACGGGACGCCTGGCGCTACCCAGTTCACCATCGACGAACTACGCGCTCTCGGCGTCTTCGCCGCCGACCCGGACACGGTGCTGGAGATCGGCCCCGGGTCCGGACGGTACCTGGAGAAGACACTGAAGGAGTGTTCACCAGGCCGCTACGAGATCTACGAGACCGCAGCGCCCTGGGCCAACTACCTGGTGGACACATTCAGTGTGGTCGCCCAACCGACCGCAGGATGCAGTCTCGCCCCGACACCCGACGGCAGCATCGACCTCGTTCAGGCCCATAAGGTCTTCAACACCGTGACCTTCCTCTACGCCTCCCGCTACTTCTTCGAGATGGCACGTGTCACGCGACCCGGTGGTCGGATCGTCTTCGACGTAATGACAGAGACCTGCCTGGACCCGGCCACGGTGCGTGCCTGGGCGACGAAGGGCGGCGAGGGGCACGGCTCCTATCCAGCCGCCATGCCCCGCCGGACATGCGTGGACCTCTTCGCGACCCTCGGCTGCAGCCTGGAGGCCAGCTTCCTGGCACCCATGGGCATCGCCTCCACAGAGGTACTTGTCTTCACAAAGGGGACTTGA
- a CDS encoding chromate transporter, translated as MRILGAGLMLWAVPLSVVAALTGTGSVFTTQGVFFSGTAVVTFGGAYAVLAHVAQQAVQHYGWLSAGEMVRGLALAETTPGPLIMVVQFVAFLGRSPRPRRPLHRAPARRRRSARRGSIPGRRRPARLP; from the coding sequence TTGCGCATCCTCGGCGCCGGTCTGATGCTCTGGGCCGTACCCCTGTCCGTGGTGGCCGCCCTGACCGGCACCGGCAGTGTGTTCACCACCCAGGGTGTGTTCTTCTCCGGCACCGCGGTGGTCACCTTCGGCGGCGCCTACGCCGTCCTCGCCCACGTCGCCCAGCAGGCCGTCCAACACTACGGCTGGCTCAGCGCGGGCGAGATGGTCCGCGGGCTCGCCCTGGCCGAGACCACTCCCGGACCGCTGATCATGGTGGTGCAGTTCGTCGCCTTCCTCGGGCGCTCACCGCGACCCCGGCGCCCCCTGCATCGAGCGCCTGCGCGACGACGTCGCTCCGCTCGTCGAGGGAGCATTCCGGGTCGAAGAAGACCCGCCAGGCTTCCCTGA
- a CDS encoding glycoside hydrolase family 5 protein, protein MASTPSAPPAHRTLPDPLLQVSGTRFKTRDGTPVRLRGAGLGGWMNMENFINGYPASESAMRSAVREVLGERRYQLFFDRLLTVFFDEADAALLASKGVNCLRLPVNYRHFEDDARPLEIREEGFAQLDRVVELCARHGIYTVIDLHSLPGAQNHQWHSDNPTHLPSFWDHRHFQDRVVHLWEVMAERYKDNPWVAGYNLINEPADESGQVLPAFYDRLVAAIRSIDPHHIIFLDGNRYSTEFDLFGDPLENTVYTCHDYARAGFARGGGYPGTTDGIRVDKEQVEEVFLRRTAYMRKTGTPIWVGEFGPVYTGDPARDEQCAQLLADQLEIYRRHEASWSIWTYKDVGLQGLVHLAQGSPYQLHFAAFMAKKHRLGAEAWSSPDGDIREAAKPLEQLVADEFPGFTPYPFGTRQWIEIIVRHILLGQPLVQEYAELFRGLGDDDLLALADSFALEHCVRRDWLLDALDNG, encoded by the coding sequence ATGGCCTCCACGCCCTCCGCTCCCCCCGCCCACCGCACTCTCCCCGACCCCCTGCTACAGGTCTCCGGCACCCGGTTCAAAACGCGGGACGGGACCCCGGTCCGACTCCGTGGAGCCGGACTCGGGGGATGGATGAACATGGAGAACTTCATCAACGGCTATCCCGCGAGTGAATCCGCCATGCGTTCCGCGGTACGGGAGGTCCTGGGTGAGCGCCGATACCAGCTGTTCTTCGACCGGCTGCTGACCGTCTTCTTCGACGAGGCCGATGCCGCGCTGCTCGCTTCCAAGGGGGTCAACTGCCTGCGCCTTCCGGTGAACTACCGCCACTTCGAGGACGACGCCCGCCCGCTGGAGATCCGCGAGGAAGGCTTCGCACAGCTCGACCGCGTGGTGGAGCTGTGCGCACGGCACGGCATCTACACCGTCATCGACCTGCACTCCCTGCCCGGCGCCCAGAACCACCAGTGGCACTCCGACAACCCCACCCACCTGCCGTCCTTCTGGGACCACCGGCACTTCCAGGACCGGGTCGTGCACCTGTGGGAGGTCATGGCCGAACGGTACAAGGACAACCCGTGGGTGGCCGGATACAACCTGATCAACGAGCCCGCCGACGAGTCCGGGCAGGTGCTGCCGGCCTTCTACGACCGCCTCGTCGCAGCGATTCGCTCGATCGATCCGCACCACATCATCTTCCTCGACGGCAATCGCTACTCGACCGAGTTCGACCTCTTCGGCGACCCCCTCGAGAACACCGTCTACACCTGCCACGACTACGCACGCGCCGGCTTCGCCCGCGGTGGCGGCTACCCCGGCACCACAGACGGCATCCGGGTCGACAAGGAACAGGTCGAGGAAGTCTTCCTTCGCCGCACCGCGTACATGCGCAAGACAGGTACCCCGATCTGGGTCGGCGAGTTCGGACCGGTCTACACCGGCGACCCGGCCCGGGACGAGCAGTGCGCGCAGCTGCTCGCCGACCAGTTGGAGATCTACCGTCGGCACGAGGCCAGTTGGTCGATCTGGACGTACAAGGACGTCGGCCTGCAAGGGCTCGTCCACCTTGCCCAGGGCAGTCCCTACCAGCTCCACTTCGCCGCATTCATGGCGAAAAAACACCGCCTGGGCGCGGAGGCCTGGAGTTCCCCGGACGGCGACATCCGCGAGGCGGCCAAGCCGCTCGAACAGCTTGTCGCCGACGAGTTCCCGGGCTTCACTCCCTACCCGTTCGGTACCCGCCAGTGGATCGAGATCATCGTCCGGCACATCCTGCTCGGCCAACCGCTGGTCCAGGAGTACGCCGAACTCTTCCGGGGCCTCGGTGACGACGACCTGCTCGCGCTGGCCGACTCCTTCGCGCTGGAACACTGCGTACGGCGCGACTGGCTCCTGGACGCGCTCGACAACGGATGA
- a CDS encoding chromate transporter: MSRTSTQAAESAADVRDVVPFRTAVHTWFAITLFVLPGVAALLALSALYVAFGTTAAVTGLFAGLAPAVVAIVAQAVWRVGRRSLTHPALIALAVGSFAALALFAVPFPLVIVAAAIVGWLLARYAPHTLRPATAHTDDGPPPLIADDVLHAERPSRGRCASSAPV; encoded by the coding sequence ATGAGCCGCACGAGCACCCAGGCGGCGGAGTCCGCCGCCGACGTCCGTGACGTGGTGCCGTTCCGTACGGCGGTGCACACCTGGTTCGCGATCACCCTGTTCGTGCTCCCCGGCGTCGCCGCGCTGCTGGCCCTGTCCGCCCTCTACGTCGCCTTCGGCACCACCGCCGCCGTCACCGGGCTGTTCGCCGGGCTCGCCCCGGCCGTGGTCGCCATCGTCGCCCAGGCGGTGTGGCGGGTCGGCCGCCGCTCGCTCACCCACCCGGCGCTGATCGCCCTCGCAGTCGGGTCCTTCGCCGCGCTCGCCCTCTTCGCCGTCCCCTTCCCTCTGGTCATCGTCGCGGCAGCGATCGTCGGCTGGCTGCTCGCCCGATACGCACCGCACACCCTGCGCCCGGCCACGGCGCACACCGACGACGGCCCACCGCCGCTGATCGCCGACGACGTGCTGCACGCCGAACGCCCAAGCCGCGGGCGTTGCGCATCCTCGGCGCCGGTCTGA
- a CDS encoding beta-galactosidase codes for MADVPARVLFGAAYYHEYRPPYGTEQAEEQLKNDLDLMAEAHFNVIRVGESVWSTWEPENGTFDLDWLQPVLDGARERGISVILGTPTYAVPPWLARQYPEICGERATGQRIGWGARQEVDYTHPAFLFHAERVIRRILARYARHPAVIGFQVDNEPGLELFHNHGVFQRFTDHLRRKYGDVETLNREWGLVYWSHRLTTWADLWTPDGNAQPQYDVAWREFQARQTTEFIAWQAGITREYALPEQFVTTCVSYPRPGVEDHELNAALDIAAGNPYYAMQDALLLPDEREAEHNKTTGAWSISQIADRMYSSRQAPFLVTETNAATISGPWDNRPAYDGQWRQAAWALVARGARMIEYWHWHTLHFGAETYVGGILPHSGRPGRVYDELARLGGEFETTGPLVAGIEPDADITMVYSTPSKWLMQKYPPLANQNGEPDPAAYHGIFDPFYRGAFEAGLQVRLVHARQLHDPRGEVLGPSPGEAARLHPVLVVPALYVAADGTLDWLAAYAHAGGHLVLGPRTGYADHEARARQEPAPGRLTTAAGVQYEEFSNLVRDLPLRAVPGSPLELPEQATATRWVDGLTALDAEVLAAYDHPHFGRWPAVTTRRHGAGRVTCVGTVPGRDLARVLAAWLAPTPSSGWQDLPPSVTATSGTSPDGRRVHFVHNWSWDPTHVTAPVALSDALDGTSAPAGTALRLGAWDVRIFVTAGDETAAA; via the coding sequence ATGGCGGATGTGCCCGCCCGCGTTCTCTTCGGCGCCGCGTACTACCACGAGTACCGGCCGCCCTACGGCACCGAACAGGCCGAGGAGCAGCTCAAGAACGACCTCGACCTGATGGCCGAGGCGCATTTCAACGTCATCCGGGTCGGCGAGTCGGTCTGGTCGACCTGGGAGCCGGAGAACGGAACGTTCGACCTCGACTGGCTCCAGCCCGTCCTCGACGGCGCCCGGGAGCGCGGCATCTCCGTCATCCTGGGCACACCGACCTACGCGGTCCCGCCGTGGCTGGCCCGGCAGTACCCGGAGATCTGCGGCGAACGGGCCACCGGGCAGCGCATCGGCTGGGGAGCCCGTCAGGAGGTCGACTACACCCACCCCGCCTTCCTCTTCCACGCCGAACGCGTCATCCGCCGCATCCTCGCCCGTTACGCCCGCCACCCCGCGGTCATCGGCTTCCAGGTGGACAACGAGCCCGGCCTGGAGCTCTTCCACAACCACGGTGTCTTCCAGCGCTTCACCGACCACCTGCGCCGGAAGTACGGCGACGTCGAGACCCTCAACCGGGAGTGGGGCCTGGTCTACTGGTCGCACCGCCTGACCACGTGGGCCGACCTGTGGACGCCGGACGGCAACGCGCAGCCGCAGTACGACGTCGCCTGGCGGGAGTTCCAGGCCAGGCAGACCACCGAGTTCATCGCCTGGCAGGCGGGCATCACCCGCGAGTACGCCCTCCCCGAGCAGTTCGTCACCACCTGCGTCTCCTATCCCCGCCCGGGGGTGGAGGACCACGAGCTCAACGCGGCCCTGGACATCGCCGCGGGCAACCCGTACTACGCCATGCAGGACGCCCTGCTGCTGCCCGACGAGCGCGAGGCCGAGCACAACAAGACCACCGGCGCCTGGTCGATCTCCCAGATCGCGGACCGGATGTACTCCTCCCGCCAGGCCCCGTTCCTGGTCACCGAGACCAACGCGGCCACCATCAGCGGCCCCTGGGACAACCGCCCCGCCTACGACGGCCAGTGGCGGCAGGCCGCGTGGGCGCTGGTGGCGCGCGGGGCGCGGATGATCGAGTACTGGCACTGGCACACTCTGCACTTCGGGGCCGAGACCTACGTGGGCGGCATACTCCCGCACAGCGGCAGGCCGGGCCGTGTGTACGACGAACTGGCCCGCCTGGGAGGCGAGTTCGAAACCACGGGCCCGCTGGTCGCCGGCATCGAGCCGGACGCCGACATCACCATGGTGTACTCGACGCCGAGCAAGTGGCTGATGCAGAAGTACCCGCCCCTGGCGAACCAGAACGGCGAACCCGATCCGGCCGCCTACCACGGCATCTTCGATCCCTTCTACCGCGGCGCCTTCGAGGCGGGCCTCCAGGTCCGCCTGGTGCACGCCCGCCAGCTGCACGACCCGCGCGGCGAAGTCCTCGGCCCGAGCCCCGGGGAGGCCGCGCGCCTCCATCCGGTCCTCGTCGTCCCGGCGCTGTACGTGGCCGCCGACGGGACACTGGACTGGCTCGCGGCCTACGCACACGCGGGCGGCCACCTGGTCCTCGGACCGCGGACCGGCTACGCCGACCACGAGGCACGGGCCCGCCAGGAACCGGCGCCGGGACGACTCACCACGGCCGCCGGGGTCCAGTACGAGGAGTTCAGCAACCTGGTGCGGGACCTCCCGCTGCGCGCGGTGCCCGGGAGCCCACTGGAGCTGCCGGAGCAGGCGACGGCCACGCGCTGGGTCGACGGACTCACCGCCCTGGACGCCGAGGTGCTCGCAGCGTACGACCATCCGCACTTCGGCCGCTGGCCCGCCGTCACCACCCGCCGCCACGGCGCGGGCCGGGTCACCTGCGTCGGCACGGTTCCCGGCCGCGACCTCGCCAGGGTGCTCGCCGCCTGGCTGGCACCCACCCCGAGCAGCGGCTGGCAGGACCTGCCGCCGTCGGTCACCGCCACCAGCGGGACCTCCCCCGACGGCCGCCGCGTCCACTTCGTCCACAACTGGAGCTGGGACCCCACGCACGTCACGGCACCCGTGGCACTCTCCGACGCTCTCGACGGCACCTCCGCGCCCGCCGGCACAGCACTGCGCCTCGGCGCCTGGGACGTACGGATCTTCGTCACCGCCGGAGACGAGACGGCCGCAGCCTGA
- a CDS encoding sugar ABC transporter permease yields MRRRSRMLAAGVFLAPALAMIAMFTVVPFVQGILLSFQSWDGVSLDAPYVGLANYRFVMHDTEFWGSMKNAVVFGVVGLFVANAVSIVMALAVHRARRGAAFFRTVYYLPGVFSTVVVGVMFAWFLDPKIGVVNQALKAVGLDGLQHNWLGDPKTALIAVAVVFVWYHWGFGFILFLAGRQDVPQELYEAASLDGAGGWAQFRYVTWPGMSHVTGIVSVLTLLSGLQIFGTVQVLTNGGPAGHTEVPTLDIYQQAFQFSEYGRAAAMSVIFGVCLIVLACVQLWVSRRLGGSTDSRAEKGS; encoded by the coding sequence GTGAGGCGCCGCTCTCGGATGCTGGCCGCCGGTGTCTTCCTGGCGCCGGCGCTGGCCATGATCGCCATGTTCACGGTCGTCCCTTTCGTTCAGGGCATCCTGCTGAGCTTCCAGTCCTGGGACGGGGTGAGTCTGGACGCGCCCTACGTCGGGCTCGCCAACTACCGCTTCGTCATGCACGACACCGAGTTCTGGGGCTCGATGAAGAACGCCGTCGTCTTCGGCGTCGTGGGTCTGTTCGTCGCCAACGCGGTGTCGATAGTCATGGCGCTGGCCGTGCACCGCGCCCGCCGCGGGGCGGCGTTCTTCCGCACCGTCTACTACCTGCCCGGGGTGTTCTCCACGGTGGTGGTGGGCGTGATGTTCGCGTGGTTCCTCGACCCGAAGATCGGGGTCGTCAATCAGGCGCTGAAGGCGGTCGGACTCGACGGTCTCCAGCACAACTGGCTGGGTGACCCCAAGACGGCCCTGATCGCGGTCGCCGTCGTGTTCGTCTGGTACCACTGGGGCTTCGGCTTCATCCTCTTCCTCGCCGGCCGGCAGGACGTGCCCCAGGAGCTGTACGAGGCCGCGTCGCTGGACGGGGCCGGCGGCTGGGCCCAGTTCCGCTATGTCACCTGGCCCGGGATGTCCCATGTCACCGGCATCGTCAGCGTGCTGACCCTGCTGAGCGGCCTGCAGATCTTCGGCACCGTCCAGGTGCTGACCAACGGGGGCCCCGCCGGTCATACCGAGGTCCCCACTCTCGACATCTACCAACAGGCCTTCCAGTTCAGCGAGTACGGTCGCGCGGCCGCGATGTCGGTCATCTTCGGGGTGTGCCTGATCGTCCTCGCCTGCGTCCAGCTGTGGGTCTCTCGCAGGCTCGGTGGAAGCACGGACTCGCGGGCGGAGAAGGGAAGTTGA
- a CDS encoding chromate resistance protein ChrB domain-containing protein, which translates to MKWATRAGIHIDRAACAWLIRRHVDKEAAFVFVTDPAQVPAGATPFDMRGVELGHHGGDCSSMSCCAGCR; encoded by the coding sequence GTGAAGTGGGCCACCCGCGCCGGGATCCACATCGATCGGGCCGCCTGCGCCTGGCTGATCCGCCGACACGTCGACAAGGAGGCGGCATTCGTCTTCGTCACCGATCCCGCCCAGGTCCCCGCGGGCGCGACCCCGTTCGACATGCGCGGCGTGGAACTCGGCCACCATGGCGGGGACTGCTCCTCGATGTCCTGTTGCGCGGGCTGTCGATGA
- a CDS encoding LacI family DNA-binding transcriptional regulator, protein MASVSNRVTLAQIAEYAGVSVATVSKVVNGRPDVAQQTRDAVLELMRQHNYGGNRDDLRSHPTVELFFGFEELSIYCTAMVQAVVDAGVRESVGVVVSRRGDRDPAADPAGWAHNLAAAGRRAVIAVTANTLSPPMVEALSRVRLPLVLLDPEVPDPSIVSVGSTYFAGGRAATTHLLSLGHRRIAYLGGKEDASSNQARLHGFRSAMEAAGVPVLGELVRHAGSFHTAEGVEHGKRLLAADPAPTAVFAACDELAAGVIEAARLRGLRVPEDLSVVGFDDTPLARVTSPPLSTVHQPINEMGAVALRTALRLASAAEIDSHHVELATRLVVRDSTGPVPADTDPDGAAQTETRVAF, encoded by the coding sequence ATGGCATCCGTTTCCAACCGTGTGACATTGGCGCAGATCGCCGAGTACGCCGGCGTCTCGGTCGCCACCGTCTCCAAGGTCGTCAACGGGCGCCCTGATGTCGCCCAGCAGACCCGTGACGCGGTGCTGGAGCTGATGCGTCAGCACAACTACGGCGGGAACCGGGATGACCTGCGCTCACACCCCACCGTCGAACTGTTCTTCGGCTTCGAGGAGTTGAGCATCTACTGCACCGCCATGGTCCAGGCCGTGGTGGATGCCGGGGTCCGTGAAAGCGTCGGCGTGGTGGTCAGCAGACGGGGCGATCGTGATCCGGCTGCCGACCCCGCCGGGTGGGCGCACAATCTGGCCGCCGCCGGCCGGCGCGCGGTCATCGCCGTCACCGCCAACACCTTGTCCCCTCCGATGGTCGAAGCCCTGAGCCGGGTTCGCCTGCCGCTCGTGCTGCTCGACCCGGAGGTGCCCGACCCTTCGATCGTCAGTGTCGGTTCGACCTACTTCGCCGGCGGCCGTGCCGCCACCACGCATCTGCTTTCCCTCGGCCACCGCCGCATCGCCTACCTCGGCGGCAAGGAGGACGCCAGCTCCAACCAGGCCCGACTGCACGGATTTCGCAGCGCCATGGAGGCCGCCGGCGTACCCGTACTGGGCGAACTGGTCCGGCACGCCGGCAGTTTCCACACCGCGGAGGGCGTCGAGCACGGCAAGCGGCTGCTGGCCGCGGACCCCGCGCCCACCGCGGTGTTCGCCGCCTGCGACGAGCTGGCCGCCGGGGTCATCGAGGCCGCCCGGCTGCGTGGCCTGCGTGTCCCGGAGGACCTCAGCGTCGTCGGCTTCGACGACACGCCGCTGGCCCGGGTCACCTCGCCGCCGCTCAGCACCGTCCACCAACCCATCAACGAGATGGGTGCCGTTGCCCTGCGGACCGCTCTTCGTCTGGCTTCCGCGGCGGAGATCGATTCCCACCACGTCGAGCTGGCCACGAGGCTGGTGGTCCGGGACTCGACCGGACCGGTCCCCGCCGATACCGACCCCGATGGCGCCGCGCAGACCGAAACCCGTGTCGCCTTCTGA
- a CDS encoding DUF418 domain-containing protein, translating to MEEETGPALVALFCFTGAAMLSAVAWTRRFRRGPLEYLLHTVTRLVGHIK from the coding sequence ATGGAAGAGGAGACCGGCCCGGCCCTGGTCGCATTGTTCTGCTTCACCGGCGCCGCCATGCTGTCGGCGGTCGCCTGGACGCGCCGGTTTCGCCGCGGTCCGTTGGAGTACCTGCTCCACACGGTCACGCGACTCGTCGGCCACATCAAGTGA
- a CDS encoding Chromate resistance protein ChrB, which yields MPAERAARDPGEWVLLSYRLPREPSTPRIAVWRKLKRLGVAQLSDGLVALPADARTREQLEWIADEAIEAGGTASLWIARPATLAQERELATAMAGARAAEYQAVDQAAQAAADPTTAAVVRRLRAELRRIGRRDFFPPPERDQAHAAVRALAEQTASPVEEQA from the coding sequence ATGCCCGCTGAGCGAGCCGCCCGCGACCCTGGCGAATGGGTGCTTCTGTCCTACCGCCTGCCCCGTGAGCCCTCTACGCCCCGCATCGCCGTATGGCGCAAGCTCAAGCGCCTGGGCGTCGCTCAGCTCTCCGACGGCCTGGTCGCGCTGCCTGCCGACGCCCGCACCCGCGAGCAGTTGGAGTGGATCGCGGACGAGGCGATCGAGGCCGGTGGCACGGCCTCCCTCTGGATTGCCCGGCCCGCGACCCTCGCCCAGGAGCGGGAGCTGGCCACCGCCATGGCCGGGGCGCGCGCCGCCGAGTACCAGGCCGTCGACCAGGCGGCCCAGGCCGCAGCCGACCCCACCACGGCGGCCGTCGTGCGGAGGTTGCGTGCGGAGCTGCGGCGCATCGGCCGCCGCGACTTCTTCCCGCCGCCCGAACGCGACCAGGCCCACGCCGCCGTCCGCGCCCTGGCAGAGCAGACCGCATCACCCGTGGAGGAGCAAGCGTGA
- a CDS encoding carbohydrate ABC transporter permease, with product MNTLVDTARGTKTPPVPTPSARRRGVRLRGPRMALYALLIAGALEALVPVLWILSGSLQSAEQLYKGTDPIPRPFEWGNFATAWNEGGFSQYLPNSLLYTAASVVGILVIASMAGYALARIEFPGRGAVVGAILVIMIIPLPASFIAQYKLLITLGLANTRIGYILVLIAGGLPISILIMRGFFASQPKELEEAAAIDGASLLGTFWRIILPLARPGLVAVAVIQAMGVWNEYLMGLVLFSDSSLMPVQRGLTNFVSAESPQQQILLAASLIAVLPIVVFYAIAQRHIISGLSAGALK from the coding sequence GTGAACACGCTTGTCGACACGGCACGGGGAACCAAGACGCCGCCGGTGCCGACGCCCAGTGCACGACGCCGTGGCGTCCGCCTGCGCGGACCACGCATGGCCCTGTACGCCCTGCTGATCGCCGGAGCACTGGAAGCACTGGTGCCGGTGCTGTGGATACTGAGCGGATCCCTGCAGAGCGCCGAGCAGCTGTACAAGGGAACCGACCCCATCCCTCGCCCCTTCGAATGGGGCAACTTCGCCACCGCGTGGAACGAGGGCGGCTTCAGCCAGTACCTGCCCAACAGCCTGCTCTACACCGCGGCCTCGGTCGTCGGGATCCTGGTCATCGCGAGCATGGCCGGGTACGCCCTGGCCCGCATCGAGTTCCCCGGACGAGGTGCCGTGGTGGGCGCCATCCTCGTCATCATGATCATTCCTCTGCCGGCCTCGTTCATCGCCCAGTACAAGCTGCTGATCACGCTCGGGCTCGCCAACACCCGCATCGGCTACATCCTCGTACTCATCGCCGGCGGGCTGCCGATCTCCATCCTGATCATGCGCGGGTTCTTCGCCAGCCAGCCCAAGGAACTGGAGGAAGCCGCCGCCATCGACGGTGCCTCCCTGCTCGGCACCTTCTGGCGGATCATCCTCCCGCTGGCCCGGCCCGGCCTGGTCGCGGTGGCCGTCATCCAGGCCATGGGGGTCTGGAACGAGTACCTCATGGGACTGGTGCTGTTCAGCGACAGCTCGCTGATGCCCGTGCAACGCGGGCTCACCAACTTCGTCTCGGCGGAGTCCCCGCAACAACAGATCCTGCTCGCCGCCTCGCTCATCGCGGTGCTGCCGATCGTCGTCTTCTACGCGATCGCACAGCGCCACATCATCAGCGGTCTTTCGGCGGGAGCGCTCAAGTGA
- a CDS encoding extracellular solute-binding protein, with the protein MRRDHTAEAASPTAATFLSRRGFLGAVGGGLAATTLAACGSGGASTGSSSEIVFMNQSRGQAAALGQLARKYTQQTGVKIKIDDVGPADFLTKLQSSSQSRDMPDIFSAMDSFSMAPYYKAGWAMDLSDRMKGSWGDTFRPATIKASTFAADNTQGVKPGIYSAHWEAPALGIFVNAAMFKAAGLDPDKPAATMSEFIDQLVKIKKSGKDPFWFAASLSNQLVQSYASNYFTDEELNATFTGESSWKSEGWRKTFQLLVDLRDAGVISTGSLPSGNSDNPNVEKAFFNTQGVAAIFDGTSAVGVARATAPDFTDFRSLAVPEADDGTQTPRLVGGSAKGAAINPRSKNAAKALKFVQWLTEPGQQQVFAEKVPLIPSARAVPEKNIPQQLAGIAAKISEVQLVQNQMKVQVVTALQKGAQAIVLKERTVDQVLGDLDAAQRSA; encoded by the coding sequence ATGAGGCGAGACCACACCGCGGAGGCGGCTTCGCCGACCGCCGCCACATTCCTGTCCCGGCGCGGATTCCTCGGCGCCGTCGGCGGCGGGCTGGCCGCCACCACGCTGGCCGCCTGCGGGTCGGGCGGGGCCAGTACGGGAAGCAGCTCCGAGATCGTGTTCATGAACCAGTCCCGCGGACAGGCGGCGGCGCTCGGACAGCTGGCGCGGAAGTACACGCAGCAGACCGGCGTGAAGATCAAGATCGACGACGTCGGACCGGCCGACTTCCTGACCAAGCTCCAGTCGAGCTCCCAGTCCCGCGACATGCCGGACATCTTCTCGGCGATGGACTCCTTCTCCATGGCGCCCTACTACAAGGCCGGTTGGGCCATGGACCTGAGCGACCGGATGAAGGGCAGCTGGGGGGACACCTTCCGGCCCGCCACGATCAAGGCGTCGACGTTCGCGGCGGACAATACGCAGGGCGTGAAGCCGGGCATCTACAGCGCCCACTGGGAGGCCCCGGCCCTGGGGATCTTCGTCAACGCGGCGATGTTCAAGGCCGCCGGTCTCGACCCGGACAAGCCGGCCGCCACCATGAGCGAGTTCATCGACCAGCTGGTGAAGATCAAGAAGTCCGGGAAGGACCCCTTCTGGTTCGCGGCCAGCCTGTCGAACCAACTGGTCCAGTCGTACGCCTCCAACTACTTCACCGACGAGGAGCTGAACGCCACCTTCACCGGCGAGTCCAGCTGGAAGAGTGAGGGCTGGCGCAAGACCTTCCAGCTCCTGGTCGACCTCCGGGATGCCGGTGTGATCTCCACAGGCTCACTCCCGTCCGGCAACAGCGACAACCCGAACGTGGAGAAGGCCTTCTTCAACACCCAGGGCGTCGCGGCCATCTTCGACGGCACCTCCGCCGTCGGCGTGGCCCGCGCGACCGCCCCGGACTTCACGGACTTCCGCTCTCTGGCGGTCCCCGAGGCCGACGACGGCACGCAGACGCCGCGCCTGGTGGGCGGTTCGGCCAAGGGAGCCGCGATCAACCCCAGGAGCAAGAACGCGGCCAAGGCCCTCAAGTTCGTCCAGTGGCTGACCGAGCCGGGCCAGCAGCAGGTCTTCGCCGAGAAGGTTCCGCTCATCCCCTCCGCGCGCGCGGTGCCCGAGAAGAACATTCCGCAGCAACTGGCGGGTATCGCCGCGAAGATCTCCGAGGTCCAACTCGTACAGAACCAGATGAAAGTGCAGGTCGTCACCGCCCTGCAGAAGGGCGCCCAGGCCATCGTGCTCAAGGAGCGCACGGTCGACCAGGTCCTCGGTGACCTCGACGCGGCGCAGCGGAGCGCGTAG